The following proteins come from a genomic window of Chionomys nivalis chromosome 9, mChiNiv1.1, whole genome shotgun sequence:
- the Znf341 gene encoding zinc finger protein 341 isoform X4, whose amino-acid sequence MAKEPSLIPQDKVSAHRLPFSLWISTYITVPPSPLIQTLVQGNILVSDDVLMSAMSAFTSLDQPMPQGPPPVQNSLNMHPVPNYLTQPPPPPPPPPPLPPPPQPPPPPPQTLGPSGRSNPVGNSVVEVYSAAPMAGNGTVEIQALGMQSYPPLEVPNQCVEAAVYPTPPVYSPGKQEFKAKGPSSTAPMTSASGNTVATFDSPPTLKTRRAKGASGLPEAAGKPKAQKLKCSYCDKSFTKNFDLQQHIRSHTGEKPFQCIACGRAFAQKSNVKKHMQTHKVWPPGRSGGTISRNSVTVQVMALNPSRQEEEDSGLGQTLPSTTQPQALPAAGEDEAGKPEAKQVVLIDSSYLCQFCPSKFSTYFQLKSHMIQHKKEQVYKCVVKSCAQMFPKLDTFLEHIRSHQEELSYRCHLCSKDFPSLYDLGVHQYSHSLLPQHSPKKDSTVYKCVKCVNKYSTPEALEHHVQTATHSFPCPHCQKVFPCERYLRRHLPTHGSGGRFRCQICKKFFRKEHYLKLHAHIHSGEKPYKCSVCESAFNRKDKLKRHMLIHEPFKKYKCPFSMHTGCSKEFNRQDKLKAHILSHAGLKLHKCGLCSKSFSRRAHLAEHQRSHTGNYKFRCAGCAKGFSRHKYLKDHRCRLGPTKDKDLQARRPPRRRAAPRGGSIVGAHKEESPVPDPLGLEELKAAGPAPEAAPGKPPFEQDAVLSIVVGGDPELVVPGHTEGLGSNLALAELQAGAEGACAMLAVPVYIQASE is encoded by the exons ATCTCCACATACATCACAGTGCCCCCCTCTCCACTGATCCAGACCCTGGTACAAGGGAACATCTTGGTGAGCGATGACGTGCTCATGTCTGCCATGTCGGCCTTTACATCCCTGGACCAGCCTATGCCTCAGGGGCCCCCACCTGTGCAG AACAGCTTGAATATGCATCCAGTGCCCAACTACCTCACCCAGCCTCCACCGcctcctccaccccctccacccttgcctccacctccccaacccCCGCCCCCTCCTCCCCAGACACTGGGCCCTTCTGGGCGTTCCAACCCTGTTGGGAATAGTGTGGTGGAGGTGTACAGCGCCGCCCCTATGGCAGGGAACGGAACAGTGGAGATCCAGGCGCTGGGGATGCAGTCCTACCCACCCCTGGAG GTGCCAAACCAGTGTGTGGAAGCTGCAGTGTACCCCACTCCCCCAGTGTACAGCCCTGGCAAGCAGGAATTCAAAGCAAAAGGACCCAGCTCCACTGCCCCTATGACCAGTGCAAGTGGAAACACAGTGGCCACCTTTGACTCCCCACCAACGCTGAAGACCAGACGTGCTAAAGGTGCCAGTGGACTCCCAGAAG CTGCAGGGAAGCCAAAGGCCCAGAAACTCAAATGCTCCTACTGTGACAAGTCATTCACCAAAAACTTCGATCTTCAGCAGCACATCCGCAG CCACACAGGGGAGAAGCCCTTCCAGTGCATTGCATGTGGTCGCGCCTTTGCCCAGAAGTCTAATGTCAAGAAGCACATGCAGACTCACAAGGTGTGGCCGCCGGGGCGCAGTGGTGGCACCATTTCCCGAAACTCTGTCACAGTGCAGGTCATGGCTTTGAACCCCAGCAGGCAAGAGGAGGAAGACTCAG GGTTGGGCCAGACCCTGCCCAGCACCACACAGCCCCAGGCCTTGCCCGCAGCAGGCGAGGATGAAGCGGGCAAACCGGAGGCCAAGCAGGTGGTCCTCATCGACAGCTCCTACCTGTGCCAGTTCTGCCCCAGCAAGTTCAGCACCTACTTCCAGCTCAAGTCCCACATGATCCAGCACAAGAAGGAGCAG GTGTACAAGTGTGTGGTCAAAAGCTGTGCCCAGATGTTCCCCAAGCTGGACACCTTCCTGGAGCACATCAGAAGCCACCAGGAGGAGCTGAGCTACCGCTGCCATCTCTGCAGCAAGGACTTCCCCTCACTGTATGACCTGGGCGTGCACCAGTACTCCCACAGCCTCCTGCCGCAGCACAGCCCCAAGAAGGACAGCACCGTCTacaa GTGTGTCAAGTGTGTCAATAAATACTCCACTCCTGAGGCCTTGGAGCACCATGTACAGACAGCCACTCACAGCTTCCCCTGTCCACACTGCCAGAAG GTCTTCCCCTGTGAGCGCTACCTGCGACGTCACTTACCCACCCATGGCAGTGGTGGCCGGTTCAGGTGCCAGATCTGTAAGAAGTTCTTCCGGAAGGAGCACTACCTCAAGCTTCATGCCCACATCCACTCAG GCGAGAAGCCCTACAAATGTTCAGTGTGCGAGTCTGCATTCAACCGCAAAGACAAGCTGAAGAGACACATGCTGATCCACGAACCCTTCAAGAAGTACAAATGTCCCTTCTC GATGCACACTGGCTGCAGCAAGGAGTTCAACCGGCAGGACAAGCTGAAAGCCCACATTCTCTCCCACGCTG GCCTGAAGCTCCACAAGTGTGGTCTGTGCAGCAAGTCCTTCAGCCGCCGAGCCCACCTGGCTGAGCACCAGCGCTCACACACGGGCAACTACAAGTTCCGCTGCGCCGGCTGTGCCAAGGGCTTCTCGCGACACAAATACCTCAAGGATCACCGCTGCCGCCTGGGCCCCACGAAGGACAAGGACTTGCAAGCCCGGAGGCCTCCCCGGAGGAGAGCAGCCCCACGTGGTGGCAGCATCGTCGGTGCGCACAAGGAGGAAAGCCCTGTGCCCGACCCACTGGGACTGGAGGAGCTAAAGGCTGCAGGGCCCGCACCCGAGGCTGCTCCGGGCAAGCCACCCTTCGAGCAGGACGCAGTGTTGTCCATCGTGGTGGGCGGAGACCCAGAGCTGGTGGTGCCCGGGCACACCGAGGGTCTGGGGTCCAACCTGGCACTGGCCGAGCTGCAGGCCGGGGCTGAGGGTGCATGTGCCATGCTTGCTGTCCCGGTCTACATCCAGGCCTCCGAGTGA
- the Znf341 gene encoding zinc finger protein 341 isoform X2 has translation MAQAIFEALEGMDNQTVLAVQSLLDGQGAVPDPTGQSVSAPPAIQPLDDEDVFLCGKCKKQFNSLPAFMTHKREQCQGNAPALATVSLATNSIYTPSAAPAAVQQAPPPANRQISTYITVPPSPLIQTLVQGNILVSDDVLMSAMSAFTSLDQPMPQGPPPVQNSLNMHPVPNYLTQPPPPPPPPPPLPPPPQPPPPPPQTLGPSGRSNPVGNSVVEVYSAAPMAGNGTVEIQALGMQSYPPLEVPNQCVEAAVYPTPPVYSPGKQEFKAKGPSSTAPMTSASGNTVATFDSPPTLKTRRAKAAGKPKAQKLKCSYCDKSFTKNFDLQQHIRSHTGEKPFQCIACGRAFAQKSNVKKHMQTHKVWPPGRSGGTISRNSVTVQVMALNPSRQEEEDSGLGQTLPSTTQPQALPAAGEDEAGKPEAKQVVLIDSSYLCQFCPSKFSTYFQLKSHMIQHKKEQVYKCVVKSCAQMFPKLDTFLEHIRSHQEELSYRCHLCSKDFPSLYDLGVHQYSHSLLPQHSPKKDSTVYKCVKCVNKYSTPEALEHHVQTATHSFPCPHCQKVFPCERYLRRHLPTHGSGGRFRCQICKKFFRKEHYLKLHAHIHSGEKPYKCSVCESAFNRKDKLKRHMLIHEPFKKYKCPFSMHTGCSKEFNRQDKLKAHILSHAGLKLHKCGLCSKSFSRRAHLAEHQRSHTGNYKFRCAGCAKGFSRHKYLKDHRCRLGPTKDKDLQARRPPRRRAAPRGGSIVGAHKEESPVPDPLGLEELKAAGPAPEAAPGKPPFEQDAVLSIVVGGDPELVVPGHTEGLGSNLALAELQAGAEGACAMLAVPVYIQASE, from the exons ATGACGAGGACGTCTTCCTCTGCGGAAAGTGTAAGAAGCAGTTCAACTCACTGCCAGCCTTTATGACCCACAAGCGTGAACAGTGCCAGGGGAATGCTCCTGCCCTGGCCACAGTCTCTCTGGCCACCAACAGCATCTACACTCCCTCAGCCGCACCTGCTGCCGTCCAGCAGGCCCCTCCTCCTGCCAACCGCCAG ATCTCCACATACATCACAGTGCCCCCCTCTCCACTGATCCAGACCCTGGTACAAGGGAACATCTTGGTGAGCGATGACGTGCTCATGTCTGCCATGTCGGCCTTTACATCCCTGGACCAGCCTATGCCTCAGGGGCCCCCACCTGTGCAG AACAGCTTGAATATGCATCCAGTGCCCAACTACCTCACCCAGCCTCCACCGcctcctccaccccctccacccttgcctccacctccccaacccCCGCCCCCTCCTCCCCAGACACTGGGCCCTTCTGGGCGTTCCAACCCTGTTGGGAATAGTGTGGTGGAGGTGTACAGCGCCGCCCCTATGGCAGGGAACGGAACAGTGGAGATCCAGGCGCTGGGGATGCAGTCCTACCCACCCCTGGAG GTGCCAAACCAGTGTGTGGAAGCTGCAGTGTACCCCACTCCCCCAGTGTACAGCCCTGGCAAGCAGGAATTCAAAGCAAAAGGACCCAGCTCCACTGCCCCTATGACCAGTGCAAGTGGAAACACAGTGGCCACCTTTGACTCCCCACCAACGCTGAAGACCAGACGTGCTAAAG CTGCAGGGAAGCCAAAGGCCCAGAAACTCAAATGCTCCTACTGTGACAAGTCATTCACCAAAAACTTCGATCTTCAGCAGCACATCCGCAG CCACACAGGGGAGAAGCCCTTCCAGTGCATTGCATGTGGTCGCGCCTTTGCCCAGAAGTCTAATGTCAAGAAGCACATGCAGACTCACAAGGTGTGGCCGCCGGGGCGCAGTGGTGGCACCATTTCCCGAAACTCTGTCACAGTGCAGGTCATGGCTTTGAACCCCAGCAGGCAAGAGGAGGAAGACTCAG GGTTGGGCCAGACCCTGCCCAGCACCACACAGCCCCAGGCCTTGCCCGCAGCAGGCGAGGATGAAGCGGGCAAACCGGAGGCCAAGCAGGTGGTCCTCATCGACAGCTCCTACCTGTGCCAGTTCTGCCCCAGCAAGTTCAGCACCTACTTCCAGCTCAAGTCCCACATGATCCAGCACAAGAAGGAGCAG GTGTACAAGTGTGTGGTCAAAAGCTGTGCCCAGATGTTCCCCAAGCTGGACACCTTCCTGGAGCACATCAGAAGCCACCAGGAGGAGCTGAGCTACCGCTGCCATCTCTGCAGCAAGGACTTCCCCTCACTGTATGACCTGGGCGTGCACCAGTACTCCCACAGCCTCCTGCCGCAGCACAGCCCCAAGAAGGACAGCACCGTCTacaa GTGTGTCAAGTGTGTCAATAAATACTCCACTCCTGAGGCCTTGGAGCACCATGTACAGACAGCCACTCACAGCTTCCCCTGTCCACACTGCCAGAAG GTCTTCCCCTGTGAGCGCTACCTGCGACGTCACTTACCCACCCATGGCAGTGGTGGCCGGTTCAGGTGCCAGATCTGTAAGAAGTTCTTCCGGAAGGAGCACTACCTCAAGCTTCATGCCCACATCCACTCAG GCGAGAAGCCCTACAAATGTTCAGTGTGCGAGTCTGCATTCAACCGCAAAGACAAGCTGAAGAGACACATGCTGATCCACGAACCCTTCAAGAAGTACAAATGTCCCTTCTC GATGCACACTGGCTGCAGCAAGGAGTTCAACCGGCAGGACAAGCTGAAAGCCCACATTCTCTCCCACGCTG GCCTGAAGCTCCACAAGTGTGGTCTGTGCAGCAAGTCCTTCAGCCGCCGAGCCCACCTGGCTGAGCACCAGCGCTCACACACGGGCAACTACAAGTTCCGCTGCGCCGGCTGTGCCAAGGGCTTCTCGCGACACAAATACCTCAAGGATCACCGCTGCCGCCTGGGCCCCACGAAGGACAAGGACTTGCAAGCCCGGAGGCCTCCCCGGAGGAGAGCAGCCCCACGTGGTGGCAGCATCGTCGGTGCGCACAAGGAGGAAAGCCCTGTGCCCGACCCACTGGGACTGGAGGAGCTAAAGGCTGCAGGGCCCGCACCCGAGGCTGCTCCGGGCAAGCCACCCTTCGAGCAGGACGCAGTGTTGTCCATCGTGGTGGGCGGAGACCCAGAGCTGGTGGTGCCCGGGCACACCGAGGGTCTGGGGTCCAACCTGGCACTGGCCGAGCTGCAGGCCGGGGCTGAGGGTGCATGTGCCATGCTTGCTGTCCCGGTCTACATCCAGGCCTCCGAGTGA
- the Znf341 gene encoding zinc finger protein 341 isoform X3, producing the protein MAQAIFEALEGMDNQTVLAVQSLLDGQGAVPDPTGQSVSAPPAIQPLDDEDVFLCGKCKKQFNSLPAFMTHKREQCQGNAPALATVSLATNSIYTPSAAPAAVQQAPPPANRQNSLNMHPVPNYLTQPPPPPPPPPPLPPPPQPPPPPPQTLGPSGRSNPVGNSVVEVYSAAPMAGNGTVEIQALGMQSYPPLEVPNQCVEAAVYPTPPVYSPGKQEFKAKGPSSTAPMTSASGNTVATFDSPPTLKTRRAKGASGLPEAAGKPKAQKLKCSYCDKSFTKNFDLQQHIRSHTGEKPFQCIACGRAFAQKSNVKKHMQTHKVWPPGRSGGTISRNSVTVQVMALNPSRQEEEDSGLGQTLPSTTQPQALPAAGEDEAGKPEAKQVVLIDSSYLCQFCPSKFSTYFQLKSHMIQHKKEQVYKCVVKSCAQMFPKLDTFLEHIRSHQEELSYRCHLCSKDFPSLYDLGVHQYSHSLLPQHSPKKDSTVYKCVKCVNKYSTPEALEHHVQTATHSFPCPHCQKVFPCERYLRRHLPTHGSGGRFRCQICKKFFRKEHYLKLHAHIHSGEKPYKCSVCESAFNRKDKLKRHMLIHEPFKKYKCPFSMHTGCSKEFNRQDKLKAHILSHAGLKLHKCGLCSKSFSRRAHLAEHQRSHTGNYKFRCAGCAKGFSRHKYLKDHRCRLGPTKDKDLQARRPPRRRAAPRGGSIVGAHKEESPVPDPLGLEELKAAGPAPEAAPGKPPFEQDAVLSIVVGGDPELVVPGHTEGLGSNLALAELQAGAEGACAMLAVPVYIQASE; encoded by the exons ATGACGAGGACGTCTTCCTCTGCGGAAAGTGTAAGAAGCAGTTCAACTCACTGCCAGCCTTTATGACCCACAAGCGTGAACAGTGCCAGGGGAATGCTCCTGCCCTGGCCACAGTCTCTCTGGCCACCAACAGCATCTACACTCCCTCAGCCGCACCTGCTGCCGTCCAGCAGGCCCCTCCTCCTGCCAACCGCCAG AACAGCTTGAATATGCATCCAGTGCCCAACTACCTCACCCAGCCTCCACCGcctcctccaccccctccacccttgcctccacctccccaacccCCGCCCCCTCCTCCCCAGACACTGGGCCCTTCTGGGCGTTCCAACCCTGTTGGGAATAGTGTGGTGGAGGTGTACAGCGCCGCCCCTATGGCAGGGAACGGAACAGTGGAGATCCAGGCGCTGGGGATGCAGTCCTACCCACCCCTGGAG GTGCCAAACCAGTGTGTGGAAGCTGCAGTGTACCCCACTCCCCCAGTGTACAGCCCTGGCAAGCAGGAATTCAAAGCAAAAGGACCCAGCTCCACTGCCCCTATGACCAGTGCAAGTGGAAACACAGTGGCCACCTTTGACTCCCCACCAACGCTGAAGACCAGACGTGCTAAAGGTGCCAGTGGACTCCCAGAAG CTGCAGGGAAGCCAAAGGCCCAGAAACTCAAATGCTCCTACTGTGACAAGTCATTCACCAAAAACTTCGATCTTCAGCAGCACATCCGCAG CCACACAGGGGAGAAGCCCTTCCAGTGCATTGCATGTGGTCGCGCCTTTGCCCAGAAGTCTAATGTCAAGAAGCACATGCAGACTCACAAGGTGTGGCCGCCGGGGCGCAGTGGTGGCACCATTTCCCGAAACTCTGTCACAGTGCAGGTCATGGCTTTGAACCCCAGCAGGCAAGAGGAGGAAGACTCAG GGTTGGGCCAGACCCTGCCCAGCACCACACAGCCCCAGGCCTTGCCCGCAGCAGGCGAGGATGAAGCGGGCAAACCGGAGGCCAAGCAGGTGGTCCTCATCGACAGCTCCTACCTGTGCCAGTTCTGCCCCAGCAAGTTCAGCACCTACTTCCAGCTCAAGTCCCACATGATCCAGCACAAGAAGGAGCAG GTGTACAAGTGTGTGGTCAAAAGCTGTGCCCAGATGTTCCCCAAGCTGGACACCTTCCTGGAGCACATCAGAAGCCACCAGGAGGAGCTGAGCTACCGCTGCCATCTCTGCAGCAAGGACTTCCCCTCACTGTATGACCTGGGCGTGCACCAGTACTCCCACAGCCTCCTGCCGCAGCACAGCCCCAAGAAGGACAGCACCGTCTacaa GTGTGTCAAGTGTGTCAATAAATACTCCACTCCTGAGGCCTTGGAGCACCATGTACAGACAGCCACTCACAGCTTCCCCTGTCCACACTGCCAGAAG GTCTTCCCCTGTGAGCGCTACCTGCGACGTCACTTACCCACCCATGGCAGTGGTGGCCGGTTCAGGTGCCAGATCTGTAAGAAGTTCTTCCGGAAGGAGCACTACCTCAAGCTTCATGCCCACATCCACTCAG GCGAGAAGCCCTACAAATGTTCAGTGTGCGAGTCTGCATTCAACCGCAAAGACAAGCTGAAGAGACACATGCTGATCCACGAACCCTTCAAGAAGTACAAATGTCCCTTCTC GATGCACACTGGCTGCAGCAAGGAGTTCAACCGGCAGGACAAGCTGAAAGCCCACATTCTCTCCCACGCTG GCCTGAAGCTCCACAAGTGTGGTCTGTGCAGCAAGTCCTTCAGCCGCCGAGCCCACCTGGCTGAGCACCAGCGCTCACACACGGGCAACTACAAGTTCCGCTGCGCCGGCTGTGCCAAGGGCTTCTCGCGACACAAATACCTCAAGGATCACCGCTGCCGCCTGGGCCCCACGAAGGACAAGGACTTGCAAGCCCGGAGGCCTCCCCGGAGGAGAGCAGCCCCACGTGGTGGCAGCATCGTCGGTGCGCACAAGGAGGAAAGCCCTGTGCCCGACCCACTGGGACTGGAGGAGCTAAAGGCTGCAGGGCCCGCACCCGAGGCTGCTCCGGGCAAGCCACCCTTCGAGCAGGACGCAGTGTTGTCCATCGTGGTGGGCGGAGACCCAGAGCTGGTGGTGCCCGGGCACACCGAGGGTCTGGGGTCCAACCTGGCACTGGCCGAGCTGCAGGCCGGGGCTGAGGGTGCATGTGCCATGCTTGCTGTCCCGGTCTACATCCAGGCCTCCGAGTGA
- the Znf341 gene encoding zinc finger protein 341 isoform X1 encodes MAQAIFEALEGMDNQTVLAVQSLLDGQGAVPDPTGQSVSAPPAIQPLDDEDVFLCGKCKKQFNSLPAFMTHKREQCQGNAPALATVSLATNSIYTPSAAPAAVQQAPPPANRQISTYITVPPSPLIQTLVQGNILVSDDVLMSAMSAFTSLDQPMPQGPPPVQNSLNMHPVPNYLTQPPPPPPPPPPLPPPPQPPPPPPQTLGPSGRSNPVGNSVVEVYSAAPMAGNGTVEIQALGMQSYPPLEVPNQCVEAAVYPTPPVYSPGKQEFKAKGPSSTAPMTSASGNTVATFDSPPTLKTRRAKGASGLPEAAGKPKAQKLKCSYCDKSFTKNFDLQQHIRSHTGEKPFQCIACGRAFAQKSNVKKHMQTHKVWPPGRSGGTISRNSVTVQVMALNPSRQEEEDSGLGQTLPSTTQPQALPAAGEDEAGKPEAKQVVLIDSSYLCQFCPSKFSTYFQLKSHMIQHKKEQVYKCVVKSCAQMFPKLDTFLEHIRSHQEELSYRCHLCSKDFPSLYDLGVHQYSHSLLPQHSPKKDSTVYKCVKCVNKYSTPEALEHHVQTATHSFPCPHCQKVFPCERYLRRHLPTHGSGGRFRCQICKKFFRKEHYLKLHAHIHSGEKPYKCSVCESAFNRKDKLKRHMLIHEPFKKYKCPFSMHTGCSKEFNRQDKLKAHILSHAGLKLHKCGLCSKSFSRRAHLAEHQRSHTGNYKFRCAGCAKGFSRHKYLKDHRCRLGPTKDKDLQARRPPRRRAAPRGGSIVGAHKEESPVPDPLGLEELKAAGPAPEAAPGKPPFEQDAVLSIVVGGDPELVVPGHTEGLGSNLALAELQAGAEGACAMLAVPVYIQASE; translated from the exons ATGACGAGGACGTCTTCCTCTGCGGAAAGTGTAAGAAGCAGTTCAACTCACTGCCAGCCTTTATGACCCACAAGCGTGAACAGTGCCAGGGGAATGCTCCTGCCCTGGCCACAGTCTCTCTGGCCACCAACAGCATCTACACTCCCTCAGCCGCACCTGCTGCCGTCCAGCAGGCCCCTCCTCCTGCCAACCGCCAG ATCTCCACATACATCACAGTGCCCCCCTCTCCACTGATCCAGACCCTGGTACAAGGGAACATCTTGGTGAGCGATGACGTGCTCATGTCTGCCATGTCGGCCTTTACATCCCTGGACCAGCCTATGCCTCAGGGGCCCCCACCTGTGCAG AACAGCTTGAATATGCATCCAGTGCCCAACTACCTCACCCAGCCTCCACCGcctcctccaccccctccacccttgcctccacctccccaacccCCGCCCCCTCCTCCCCAGACACTGGGCCCTTCTGGGCGTTCCAACCCTGTTGGGAATAGTGTGGTGGAGGTGTACAGCGCCGCCCCTATGGCAGGGAACGGAACAGTGGAGATCCAGGCGCTGGGGATGCAGTCCTACCCACCCCTGGAG GTGCCAAACCAGTGTGTGGAAGCTGCAGTGTACCCCACTCCCCCAGTGTACAGCCCTGGCAAGCAGGAATTCAAAGCAAAAGGACCCAGCTCCACTGCCCCTATGACCAGTGCAAGTGGAAACACAGTGGCCACCTTTGACTCCCCACCAACGCTGAAGACCAGACGTGCTAAAGGTGCCAGTGGACTCCCAGAAG CTGCAGGGAAGCCAAAGGCCCAGAAACTCAAATGCTCCTACTGTGACAAGTCATTCACCAAAAACTTCGATCTTCAGCAGCACATCCGCAG CCACACAGGGGAGAAGCCCTTCCAGTGCATTGCATGTGGTCGCGCCTTTGCCCAGAAGTCTAATGTCAAGAAGCACATGCAGACTCACAAGGTGTGGCCGCCGGGGCGCAGTGGTGGCACCATTTCCCGAAACTCTGTCACAGTGCAGGTCATGGCTTTGAACCCCAGCAGGCAAGAGGAGGAAGACTCAG GGTTGGGCCAGACCCTGCCCAGCACCACACAGCCCCAGGCCTTGCCCGCAGCAGGCGAGGATGAAGCGGGCAAACCGGAGGCCAAGCAGGTGGTCCTCATCGACAGCTCCTACCTGTGCCAGTTCTGCCCCAGCAAGTTCAGCACCTACTTCCAGCTCAAGTCCCACATGATCCAGCACAAGAAGGAGCAG GTGTACAAGTGTGTGGTCAAAAGCTGTGCCCAGATGTTCCCCAAGCTGGACACCTTCCTGGAGCACATCAGAAGCCACCAGGAGGAGCTGAGCTACCGCTGCCATCTCTGCAGCAAGGACTTCCCCTCACTGTATGACCTGGGCGTGCACCAGTACTCCCACAGCCTCCTGCCGCAGCACAGCCCCAAGAAGGACAGCACCGTCTacaa GTGTGTCAAGTGTGTCAATAAATACTCCACTCCTGAGGCCTTGGAGCACCATGTACAGACAGCCACTCACAGCTTCCCCTGTCCACACTGCCAGAAG GTCTTCCCCTGTGAGCGCTACCTGCGACGTCACTTACCCACCCATGGCAGTGGTGGCCGGTTCAGGTGCCAGATCTGTAAGAAGTTCTTCCGGAAGGAGCACTACCTCAAGCTTCATGCCCACATCCACTCAG GCGAGAAGCCCTACAAATGTTCAGTGTGCGAGTCTGCATTCAACCGCAAAGACAAGCTGAAGAGACACATGCTGATCCACGAACCCTTCAAGAAGTACAAATGTCCCTTCTC GATGCACACTGGCTGCAGCAAGGAGTTCAACCGGCAGGACAAGCTGAAAGCCCACATTCTCTCCCACGCTG GCCTGAAGCTCCACAAGTGTGGTCTGTGCAGCAAGTCCTTCAGCCGCCGAGCCCACCTGGCTGAGCACCAGCGCTCACACACGGGCAACTACAAGTTCCGCTGCGCCGGCTGTGCCAAGGGCTTCTCGCGACACAAATACCTCAAGGATCACCGCTGCCGCCTGGGCCCCACGAAGGACAAGGACTTGCAAGCCCGGAGGCCTCCCCGGAGGAGAGCAGCCCCACGTGGTGGCAGCATCGTCGGTGCGCACAAGGAGGAAAGCCCTGTGCCCGACCCACTGGGACTGGAGGAGCTAAAGGCTGCAGGGCCCGCACCCGAGGCTGCTCCGGGCAAGCCACCCTTCGAGCAGGACGCAGTGTTGTCCATCGTGGTGGGCGGAGACCCAGAGCTGGTGGTGCCCGGGCACACCGAGGGTCTGGGGTCCAACCTGGCACTGGCCGAGCTGCAGGCCGGGGCTGAGGGTGCATGTGCCATGCTTGCTGTCCCGGTCTACATCCAGGCCTCCGAGTGA